DNA sequence from the Brienomyrus brachyistius isolate T26 chromosome 18, BBRACH_0.4, whole genome shotgun sequence genome:
TCATTTCTTCGTAGTTAAAAGACTTTAGGCTGTATATCTCCCCACTGGCCGAATTAACGTTTATTACACTAGAAAGCGGAACACTGGCTGAAGAGCCTTCAATGAGCGAGTAAGAAACTCGGGCGTTTTCGTTTTCATCCGGATCAGCCGCAGACAAGGTATACATAACGGTGCCGATCTGATTGTTCTCTTTTACATAGATATTTATCATCGGCTCTGGGAAGCGCGGCGCGTTGTCGTTCACATCAGAAACGTGCACAGTAATGACGCTGGTGCTGGACAGAGGCGGGGTTCCCTCATCTGTAGCTGTGATGGTGACATTATACTGAGAAGCAATTTCTCTGTCCAGCGGTCCATCAAGAATAATAGAATAGTAGTTGCTATATGTCGTTTGAAGCTTAAATGGAACTGCACCGTTTAATGTACAATTTAATTTTCCATTGCTGCCTCCGTCGTTATCAGTAACAGTAACGAGGGCTATCGCGGTTCCTTTTTTTGAGTTTTCCTTAATAGTGTTTAACAGAGAAGTAACACTAATTTGAGGTAAGTTGTCATTGACGTCGGTTACTTCAACAATCAGTTTGCAATGTGTAACCATGGGCGACTGGCCTTTATCTTGAGCTTCCACTCTAATCTCATAGAATGCCGATTTTTCGAAATCTATGTCACCTTTTACGGTGACGTCGCCGGTGTCCGGATctatcataaaagtctccaaaATCTTTTCCTGGCCGTGTCTATTAAACAAATacaaaacctctccattttttcCTTCGTCGGCGTCCGTCGCATTCAGTGATATAATTTTAGTCCCTGGCGGCGCATTTTCAACAACACGAACTTTATAAAGCGAGCTGCTGAATACCGGACTGTTGTCATTGTTGTCCAACACGTTCACGGTAATCTCTAATGTCCCGGATCGAGGAGGTTTTCCTCCGTCAAAGGCAGTAAGTACGAGCTGGATCACggcctgtttctctctgtctaaaGCTTTCTGTAGGACTAACTCAGCAGATACACTCTGTTCTCCCTCTCTTTGCATTTCCAGAGTAAAGTGGTCGTTCGTACTAAGCTTGTACGTTTTTACAGAGTTACTACCCACATCAGGATCAAAAGCACTCATTAAAGAAAATCGAGTGCCAGACGGCGTTGATTCTGAAATATTCAAAATCTGCCATTTTACGGGAAAGGCAGGCGAATTGTCATTTATatctaatacatttatttctacTCGGTGCAAACTCAAAGGATTTTGGATTATCGCCTCCACGTTTAAAGAACAGGAACGGGCATTTGGACAAATATCTTCTCGATCAATTCTGTCATTTACATACAAAATTCCCGTTTTCAGATttaccttgaaatatgtctgcaGTCCTGAAACCAACTGAAACATGCGTGCTTCCATTTCCTGGACGTTTATATTCAAATCCTTGGCTATATTTCCGACAAATGTACCTCGGTTTACTTCCTCGGAGACGGAATATTCAATCTGCCCCCATGTCAGTCCGCAAATCACAACAAAGGTGAAATAGAAAATCCAACACCGAACAGGCCTATTACCGAGCCATGGGACATCCATCGTTTAAAGCGTCTACTTACAATTGTACTACACCATACAGCCGTTCATAGTAAAACAAAATCGCCAGAATCAATGCAGCATTTTAATTCCACTCCTCGACTGCGGCCGGTGTTGCCATAACACAATGACGGTAGTGCATATTCCGACTATACAAGCCCAAGATGCCCATATGACTGGCCATGAAAGAGGCGGATCCCGGATCAGACTTTACGGTCAGCAACGACATCATGTGGATAAAATAGGGTGTGACATTGAGATCTTTTATTTAACTCAAAAACACTGTTAACTGGCAAGACTACtaatataataaaacaaaatactgCAACTAAGAAAGGGAAATTAAGGAAAGTAAACGAGGAGAATGTGTAACAGCAGACGCagttgctgccattgcagttgtCTCCAACCACACAACACTAAATCACTTGAAAGAAGAACAGGCTTTAGtgtgcaaatgcaaaaaaaacacagaaataaaaAACCAGAAGCTTTAAAAGAAGCTCAGGTGACCAAACTAAAGAAAAGAAATCCTTAGAAAAATATTAGATTCTggcattttaaaataacattttaccCCAATGATGCATGCTGGCCGAGTGGTTAGCACCACTGACTCACACCTGTGGGCGCAGGATTCGAGTTTCCGCTATACGGCTCGCGTGATCTCCTCGTGCCATCTGAGAGTCCGTAAATATGCACGGGTAAACTTTAGCTGCCAGACTgcccatatatatatgcacgTGAGTGTGCCATAGTTGGGGCGccttcctgggctgttccctgccttgcgctcaGAGGCTATGGGCGCTTA
Encoded proteins:
- the LOC125712605 gene encoding protocadherin alpha-3-like isoform X2, giving the protein MDVPWLGNRPVRCWIFYFTFVVICGLTWGQIEYSVSEEVNRGTFVGNIAKDLNINVQEMEARMFQLVSGLQTYFKVNLKTGILYVNDRIDREDICPNARSCSLNVEAIIQNPLSLHRVEINVLDINDNSPAFPVKWQILNISESTPSGTRFSLMSAFDPDVGSNSVKTYKLSTNDHFTLEMQREGEQSVSAELVLQKALDREKQAVIQLVLTAFDGGKPPRSGTLEITVNVLDNNDNSPVFSSSLYKVRVVENAPPGTKIISLNATDADEGKNGEVLYLFNRHGQEKILETFMIDPDTGDVTVKGDIDFEKSAFYEIRVEAQDKGQSPMVTHCKLIVEVTDVNDNLPQISVTSLLNTIKENSKKGTAIALVTVTDNDGGSNGKLNCTLNGAVPFKLQTTYSNYYSIILDGPLDREIASQYNVTITATDEGTPPLSSTSVITVHVSDVNDNAPRFPEPMINIYVKENNQIGTVMYTLSAADPDENENARVSYSLIEGSSASVPLSSVINVNSASGEIYSLKSFNYEEMKTFQFQVQATDSGEPPLSSNVTVKVFILDENDNSPGILLPYSDQGSVSTESIPYSAEAGYFVAKIRAVDADSGYNALLSYHIAEPKGSNLFRIGTSSGEIRTKRRMSDNDLKTHPLVILVSDGGDPSLSATVSIDVVVVESNSEIQTHFKQLPTREESFSDLNLYLLIAIVSVSVIFLLSLISLLAVKCHRTDTSLSRYSAPVITTHPDGSWSYSKSTQQYDVCFSSDTLKSDVVVFPAPFPPADADLISINGTDSLKRNQTLPTREKPKAPNADWRYSASLRAGMQSSVHMEESSVMQGAQGVLVQNWPTVSSAAGDGEGGEHSPPVGAGINSNSWQFRYGPGPGYGPPQHLKPGEVPEAFLIPGSPAIISIRQDQAGIDDKGDFITFGKKEETKKKKKKKKGKDKKEKGRDDGDE